In Alkalihalobacillus sp. AL-G, the genomic stretch TGAAAAAACTCTGTTCCTTTCAGTACAGCATCCAGGGGAAAACACCGAGAATCTTGCAAATCCGCATAGTGTTTGGCCACATCGTCGAGATAATATGCCGCGACCAGGCGTCGTAGCGATTACAGGATTTTAAGAGAGGAGAATGATTAATGCCATTCAACATCGGAATTCCAGGATTGATTTTAATCCTGATCATTGCGCTCGTGATCTTTGGTCCAGCAAAGCTTCCAGAAATCGGACGAGCATTCGGCAATACGCTTAAGGAATTTAAAAATGCTACAAAGGATCTCGTATCCTCAAATGACGACAATGTAAAAGAAAAGAAAAATTGAATGATGCGGGAGAAAAGAGGATACCCTCTTTTCTTCTTTTGCACGTTTAGAAAGTATAAAAATACTTTCTAGAGTACAAGTGCAAGGGCCTTTAGGGCTAAGGCTCTGCCCGTGCCAAGGGTTGGATTTGGCAAGTATTCTATGTGAAATGTATTTTGCGAAGAAGGGAGCTTTGATAATGGATCAAGAGACAGAGTTGGTCGAACACCTTGATGAATTAAGGAAACGTGTTCTTATCGTTGGTACCAGCTTTCTTGCGTTCTTCATCTTGGGATTTGTATTTGTTGAGCAAATCTATCAGTGGTTAGTGAAGGACTTGGATTCAAAGCTCGCATTGTTGGGTCCAACCGATATTTTGTGGATCTATTTTAAAATTGCAGGTGTTGTTGCAATGGCATTTACGATTCCAATGGCTGCTTATCATACTTGGAAATTTGTTTTACCTGCAATAGAAGAAAGGCAGCGTAAAGCTACGCTAATGTTGATTCCAGCATTATTCCTACTGTTTGTGTCGGGAATCGGTTTTGGGTATGCAATCGTATTTCCGACTGTTCTCAGCTTTTTACAAAAGATATCGAACGAAGGCTTCCAACTTTTTTATACGACGGAAAAATATTTCAATTTCTTGTTTCAAATGACCATTCCCTTTGGGTTGCTTTTCGAAATGCCCGTCGTCATCCTGTTCCTGACAGTGCTGGGAATCTTAAATCCGGCACGGCTGAAAAAGTCGCGAAAAATCTGTTATTTCGTATTCACTATATTGGCCGTCATGTTGACGCCTCCGGACTTTTTTTCTGATATTCTCGTACTTATGTGCTTAATCATCCTATTTGAGGTCAGCATTACGCTATCGGGATTCGTGTACCGTAAGAAAAACGAAAAAGCGAAAGCCTGGGACTTCACTAGTTAACTCGAACAGATGGTGGAATGGACACACCATTCTCCCTCTGTTTTTTATAAACGTTTACTACGTACATACGTAAATCGAATTAGACAATAAAGTCAGTTTTATGTTTAATCCTCCAAAATGATATATAGATGTATACGGAGCACTTGGTTTAACAATAAAAATCCCTGCTCCGCAGTTTAACCGCGTCTAGATTTGTGATTGAAAGCTGCCGGCTTCCTGAAAAAATCGAATGGGTTAGGTTTGTCAGGATTCTTGACATTTCTTTTGCGTTGCTGGGGTTGTAATACCCGTACTTTTTCATTTAGCTGTGGGTGATTTTGAGCGTTTGAATCATTCGATAAATAATTTACGCCCCGCTCATCACCGAGAAGTTTATCTAGCTTGATCAGCATTTCTTCAAATTGTGTATCACTTAATTGACCAGATGCATTCATAAAACACGCATATGCATAAGCTAGAGCCGATGTATCTACATTAACCTGAACATCTACATCTGAATTTCCGCCATAATGTACAGCTTCATTTCTATCCAAGTAAAACCCTCCATAAAAAAATTTGAAAAATGGGGTTGACCGATATGAGATCAGCCCCATAGGTGTAATATTGATCCATGGTACAGTGTACTACATCCAAGTTGCTGTTTTTATTAAAGCTGGCTTGTATTAACCTTAATTACCTTAATTGCAATTTTTAAGAATTTTAACCATTACCAAGTATTGAACCAGTCGTCATCATGGTGTTTTTTCTTTTTGCAATCCCAGCAGTCACAGTCATGGTCATGCTCTTTTTTCTTTTTGTTTTTTTTCTTCCCCGAGCTGTAATCAAATTTCTTCTCACTGGAGTACCAGTCGTAACTAGAGTCATTATAGAATTTCTTTTTGTTTCCAGAGCTTTTTTTGCAATCGCAGTCATGGTCTCTTTTCTTGCCAGAGCTCTTTTTGCAATCGCAGTCATGGTCTCTTTTCTTGCCAGAGCTCTTTTTGCAATCGCGGTCATGGTCTCTTTTCTTGCCAGAGCTTTTTTTGCAATCGCAGTCATGGTCTCTTTTCTTGCCAGAGCTTTTTTTGCGATCGCAGTCATGGTCTCTTTTCTTGCCAGAGCTATGCTTTTTCTTACCCGGACCATGATGTTTTTTCTTTGGACCGTGATGTTTTTTCTTTTTCTTACCAGAGCTTCGTTTGCAATCACAGTCATGGTCATCCTTCTTGCCAGAGCTTTTTTTACAACCGCAGTCGTGATCTTTTCTGGAAAAAATATGCTCGATGTCTTTTCCCATCATAAATCACCTCCTTCTCAAGGTGATACTAAATAATATGCCTGTAAGAACTCATTGGTGTGGACAAGTAAATCATAGATTGAAAATTGGCACATTTTTTGATTGTAAAGACATGGAAACTAGTGTAATGTATATGGAAATCTTTCTTATGTCTGAGTGTGAAACAGAACGAATTTATAAACTCGGAAGTAAAGTGCAAACTTCTTTGAGGTGAATTAATGTGCTAGGATGGTGATGAAATGGAGGGAAATTTCCTTTATGGTAGTCATATTAGATTAAGAGAATTTGAGGAAAAAGATTGGGTTGCTGTTCATTGCTATGCAATTGACAAGGTTAGTCGCTTCCAACGGTGGGGACCGAGCACACCCAAGCAATCTCGGGATTTTTGTGAGTGATATTTTAGTTGAGAAAAATGCAACCCCCTGGACACGGTATGCATTCGCTGTTATTAAAGAATGAATGGGAAAAATAAATGAGTAGTTTGAAGGAACTTAGTGAAAGGGTGGTTGTTTTGTTATATCCGAAACCGTTAACAAAAGGCGACGTAATTGGCATTGTTGCTACTTCATCAGGGGTGACTGGTGTATTTCGAAATAAACTGGACAATGCGATCAAGCAAATTGAGGATCTAGGCTATCAATGTTTGGAGAGTCCATCGGCCCGGTCTAACGAAAAATTAACGAGTGCTTCACCTAAACAAAGGGCAGAAGAGTTTTTGGAGCTTTACCATAACGATCAAGTAAAGGCGATTGTACCGCCGTGGGGAGGACATTTTCTCATGGATATGCTCCCGTATCTTGATTTTGAAGCACTTCGGAAAGTGCACCCTAAATGGGTACTAGGATTCTCTGATACTAGCACATTATTATTTTCATTGACCTTAAAAGCTGGAGTTGCTTCTGCTCATGGACCGAATGCTTTGGATTTTGGAAGTTCTCCAGTTGATCCTTCAGTCCTTCAATCTTTAAGAGTTCTTGGCACTTCAACTGGAGAGCTTTTCGAGCAAACGAACCTTGACTCTTTTCAATCGGAGTGGTCGAAGGTAACTGAAGACGTTTTCCCTCCCTACAATTTGACTGAAAAAGTGGAATGGAAGCTGCTTTCGGGTGAGACAGAAACAAATTTTAGTGGCAGATTGCTCGGAGGTTGTTTAGATACGATTTGCAAATTGATCGGTACCCCGTACGCACCAGTTTCTCAGTTCCTCGAAAAGTATAAAGAGGACGGAGTGATTTGGTATCTAGAGAGTGACGATATGAATTCCACTGATATATACCGGACGCTATGGCAAATGAAAATGAATGGATGGTTTGAAAATTGCAGAGGGTTCTTGTTTGGAAGGCCTACCGGTTATGAGGATATAGGGGATTTTATACTAGAAGATGCATATAAAAATCCACTATCAGATTCTAAAGTTCCGATTGTTTATGATGTAGATTTGGGTCACATGCCACCGCAATTAACGTTCATTAATGGCGCTTATGCAGAGGTTTCCTATGAAAATGGAAGAGGAAGGATAAAACAAACCTTTAAATAATATGTATTAAAGCATGTTATTATATAAGATTATCAAGCTCCAAAAAAAACGATTATATATCCCCAGGTGACTCAGGTTGCCCGGGGATAATAACGTTTAATGACAAAGCGGCCACTATTCGACTGTAATTACGCAGCTGGTTTATTTGAGAAAGAACGTGTAGATTTCGATAGTGTTCGGTACAAACGCGGCGCGATCAATCCAGCGCATACCGATAAGAGGATGTCTTTCGGTAGTGGAGCAAGCATCCAAGCCCATGCCATTTCATAAGTAAATCCTTCTGGAGCCGCAGCCCATAGTTTCATCGCAACATACATCCAGTTCGTTCCTACTCCATAGTTAATCACCATTCCGACTAATGCCGCAACGATGAACATCTTCTTGCTGGACTTCGCCTCGATCATTTTTCCACATACATAAGCTACCAAAATAAAAGATAAGATAAATCCGAATGTGGGCTTGAACGTCACGCCTAACCCGCCGGATAGCTGGGCGAAAACGGGTGCACCAGCCAATCCAATCATTGTGTATACCGCCATTGAAATCGCACCGAGACGACTTCCGAGAATCAGACCAGCTAATATACAGAAAAAAGTTTGTAATGTAATCGGCACACTTCCAATAACAAGAAGGGAAGTCAGGTTGGCACCAATCGTCATCAGTGCTGCAAATACTGCTGCAAGAGTAATGTCAATCGTTTTGAGTTTCATAATCATAAGCCTCCAATCAGTGTTGTCTATAAGAAGAATATCGGAAACTATGATTATATGTCAACTTAAATTTTAATAAGGTTAACATAAATATCTATCGATAACATAAAAACAATTCACATTCATTTATTATGTGTAAAAATATTTACAAAATGTTTTGGCAAGGTTGTGATAAACTAAATTCAGGATAAACTCGGAGGGGGCGCCACCATGAGAGAACAATCAATATTGGATTTACTTCAGAAAGAACTCGTTGTAGCTGTTGGTTGTACTGAGCCGGTCGCAATCGCACTAGCTTCAGCAACGGCCAAAAAATATATTACCGATCAGGTTCAAAACGTAGAAGTTTTGGCGAGTGGGAACGTGATCAAAAATGCAAAGTCTGTTGGAATTCCAGGAACGAAGACAACTGGCTTAGACTTTGCAGCAGCGCTCGGAATCGTTGCAGGTGATGCTTCAAAACAACTTGAGGTTTTGGCAGATGCAACTTCTAAGGATGAGGAAAATGCTCTCAAGCTCCTTTCTGAAAAAAAGGTAACGGTTTCGCTTGCAGATTCATCTACTAAACTCTTTATCGAAATCAAACTCTATGGTGAGAATGAGTATTCAAGAGTCATTATTTCGGAAGATCACACGAATATCAGTTTAATTGAGGTAAATGGCGAAACTATCTATGAACAAGAGTCAGTAAGCAAAAAAAAGGATGATACCACCAATACAGACGAATCGTCGCTCACGATTGACTCGATTTTCGAATTTGTAAAAGAAGTAGATGTTAAACACTTGGCACTTGTTCAGAAAAGTATTGAGTTGAATTTCGCCATTGGGGAGGAAGGGCTTAAGAACGAGTATGGCCTCAATGTTGGCAAGACGATTCAGGAGAATGTCAAAAAAGGCATCCTTTCTGATGATCTGGTCAGTTATTCAATGTCATTAGCATCTGCAGGTTCTGATGCAAGGATGGCAGGTTCATTGAGTCCAGTAATGGCAAATTCGGGAAGTGGGAATCAAGGGATTGCAGTTACTTTACCGGTCGTAGCGGTTGGCAAAAAGCTCGGCGTCGATAAGGAAACGATGCTTCGAGCCGTGACGCTGAGTCATCTTATCACGATCCATATAAAGGAAAAGTTCGGCCGCCTGTCTGCATTGTGCGGGGTTACAGCGGCGGGCATGGGAGCGAGCGGAGCAATCGTCTATCTGCTTGGCGGTGAGCTTCCTCACGTAAAAGCTGCTGTTCAAAA encodes the following:
- the tatA gene encoding twin-arginine translocase TatA/TatE family subunit, whose protein sequence is MPFNIGIPGLILILIIALVIFGPAKLPEIGRAFGNTLKEFKNATKDLVSSNDDNVKEKKN
- the tatC gene encoding twin-arginine translocase subunit TatC — protein: MDQETELVEHLDELRKRVLIVGTSFLAFFILGFVFVEQIYQWLVKDLDSKLALLGPTDILWIYFKIAGVVAMAFTIPMAAYHTWKFVLPAIEERQRKATLMLIPALFLLFVSGIGFGYAIVFPTVLSFLQKISNEGFQLFYTTEKYFNFLFQMTIPFGLLFEMPVVILFLTVLGILNPARLKKSRKICYFVFTILAVMLTPPDFFSDILVLMCLIILFEVSITLSGFVYRKKNEKAKAWDFTS
- a CDS encoding S66 peptidase family protein, with the protein product MSSLKELSERVVVLLYPKPLTKGDVIGIVATSSGVTGVFRNKLDNAIKQIEDLGYQCLESPSARSNEKLTSASPKQRAEEFLELYHNDQVKAIVPPWGGHFLMDMLPYLDFEALRKVHPKWVLGFSDTSTLLFSLTLKAGVASAHGPNALDFGSSPVDPSVLQSLRVLGTSTGELFEQTNLDSFQSEWSKVTEDVFPPYNLTEKVEWKLLSGETETNFSGRLLGGCLDTICKLIGTPYAPVSQFLEKYKEDGVIWYLESDDMNSTDIYRTLWQMKMNGWFENCRGFLFGRPTGYEDIGDFILEDAYKNPLSDSKVPIVYDVDLGHMPPQLTFINGAYAEVSYENGRGRIKQTFK
- a CDS encoding biotin transporter BioY; protein product: MKLKTIDITLAAVFAALMTIGANLTSLLVIGSVPITLQTFFCILAGLILGSRLGAISMAVYTMIGLAGAPVFAQLSGGLGVTFKPTFGFILSFILVAYVCGKMIEAKSSKKMFIVAALVGMVINYGVGTNWMYVAMKLWAAAPEGFTYEMAWAWMLAPLPKDILLSVCAGLIAPRLYRTLSKSTRSFSNKPAA
- a CDS encoding serine dehydratase subunit alpha family protein; translation: MREQSILDLLQKELVVAVGCTEPVAIALASATAKKYITDQVQNVEVLASGNVIKNAKSVGIPGTKTTGLDFAAALGIVAGDASKQLEVLADATSKDEENALKLLSEKKVTVSLADSSTKLFIEIKLYGENEYSRVIISEDHTNISLIEVNGETIYEQESVSKKKDDTTNTDESSLTIDSIFEFVKEVDVKHLALVQKSIELNFAIGEEGLKNEYGLNVGKTIQENVKKGILSDDLVSYSMSLASAGSDARMAGSLSPVMANSGSGNQGIAVTLPVVAVGKKLGVDKETMLRAVTLSHLITIHIKEKFGRLSALCGVTAAGMGASGAIVYLLGGELPHVKAAVQNTIGNVSGMICDGAKAGCAMKVSTCTSAAVQSAIMALNNKEIQSTDGFIHDDVEKSIENFCRLGNEGTNETDKLVLKMMLEK